A part of Myxococcales bacterium genomic DNA contains:
- the tnpB gene encoding IS200/IS605 family element transposase accessory protein TnpB produces MENVKRKITYRLYPSKKQGHEMSQILSLHQKLYNAALEQRINVYKSKKISLSYFDQARELTELRKFDEDYKKLNAQSSQVTLKRLDLAFKNFFRRVKNKSARAGFPRFKSYDRYAGWGYATHGDGWRLLAGKKSKNGYLRLSGVGHIKIRGQGKHVGLPKTCEIQHKAGKWYASITLECSVTRSIGENAIGIDWGLESFATVVNDKGTSSMIANPRFLKKELKQIKTRQRNLSRKKRGSNNRKKACKIVAKVHAKIANKRKEFLHQTTAKIIKDSALIAVEKLNVKNMSAQGGSHKKGLNREILSAAPGMFHQMLKYKAAEAGTEWIEIPTKQVKPSQTCHGCGKQEKKTLAERIHECVCGVRCTRDENAAQVILNWALFGNATGQELAGCGEVALVASMKHETPPTAALAA; encoded by the coding sequence ATGGAAAATGTAAAGAGAAAAATCACTTATCGACTGTATCCGTCAAAAAAACAGGGGCATGAGATGAGCCAAATTCTTTCTTTGCACCAGAAGCTTTATAATGCTGCTTTAGAACAACGAATCAATGTATATAAATCCAAAAAAATTAGTCTTAGTTATTTTGATCAAGCGAGAGAACTTACAGAACTTCGCAAATTTGATGAGGATTATAAAAAGCTCAATGCTCAAAGCTCGCAAGTTACTTTAAAACGTTTAGATTTGGCTTTTAAGAATTTTTTTCGTCGAGTAAAAAATAAATCGGCTAGGGCCGGTTTTCCCAGATTTAAATCGTACGATCGTTATGCTGGCTGGGGCTACGCTACTCATGGCGATGGCTGGCGTTTATTAGCTGGTAAAAAATCTAAGAACGGCTATTTGAGGTTAAGCGGTGTGGGTCATATAAAAATCCGCGGACAAGGTAAGCATGTTGGATTGCCCAAAACTTGTGAAATCCAGCACAAAGCCGGTAAATGGTACGCGTCCATTACGCTTGAATGTTCAGTCACTCGCAGCATCGGTGAAAACGCCATAGGAATTGACTGGGGCTTAGAAAGTTTTGCCACCGTGGTCAATGATAAAGGCACAAGCAGTATGATAGCGAACCCTCGATTCTTAAAAAAAGAACTTAAACAAATAAAAACTAGACAAAGAAATTTATCGCGAAAAAAGCGGGGCTCAAATAATCGGAAAAAAGCTTGCAAAATTGTGGCTAAAGTTCATGCCAAAATTGCTAATAAACGCAAAGAATTCTTGCATCAAACCACGGCAAAAATAATTAAAGATTCAGCTTTAATCGCAGTGGAAAAATTAAATGTAAAAAATATGAGCGCTCAGGGTGGCTCACATAAAAAAGGATTAAACCGAGAGATTTTAAGTGCGGCTCCTGGGATGTTTCATCAAATGCTCAAATACAAAGCGGCAGAAGCTGGTACTGAGTGGATAGAAATACCAACTAAGCAAGTTAAGCCGTCGCAGACATGTCATGGTTGTGGGAAGCAAGAGAAAAAAACTCTTGCCGAGCGCATACATGAATGTGTCTGCGGTGTGCGATGCACTCGCGATGAAAATGCCGCTCAAGTAATTTTGAATTGGGCATTGTTTGGCAATGCCACTGGTCAGGAACTGGCCGGGTGTGGAGAGGTGGCGTTGGTCGCTTCGATGAAGCACGAAACTCCGCCTACAGCTGCGTTAGCAGCTTAG
- a CDS encoding DUF2177 family protein: MLIFDAIWLGLAVNRLYKPLIGHLMADGFKIIPAAVFYVLYNFGIVYLCVLPNLKSEAGLSKTLICGIVLGAVAYGTYDLTNNATLKDWPYIVSIIDIIWGALLTGITSLVCFYLSKILS; the protein is encoded by the coding sequence ATGCTCATTTTTGACGCCATATGGCTTGGATTAGCCGTCAATAGACTTTATAAGCCTTTGATTGGGCATCTTATGGCTGATGGATTTAAAATCATTCCTGCTGCAGTTTTCTATGTTTTGTATAACTTTGGCATTGTTTATTTGTGTGTTCTTCCTAATCTCAAATCCGAAGCTGGGCTTAGTAAAACGTTGATATGCGGAATCGTTCTTGGCGCTGTGGCTTACGGAACTTATGATCTCACTAACAATGCTACCCTTAAAGATTGGCCCTATATTGTGAGCATTATCGATATTATTTGGGGGGCTTTATTGACAGGAATTACATCTCTAGTTTGTTTTTATCTAAGCAAAATTTTGAGTTAA
- a CDS encoding DEAD/DEAH box helicase — MKYPPYSWLRLSDEIRQSPSRIWFALNKLPTKTEMCTIKIHIGGNNSSITDPYEAINNLSILLPRQRKVLERFLKLAKPTKNKSEFTLDHASLSTVLPYCSAIPFEVSGEGVISIGKLNARIKAHLKGSPKDPQIHFSLLQPNGTQLQNPRFFGDVNAYVIDERLKLQIIVPNITQAEAEMILESPPLPLLGLCQVESRQMFYALSRLGIDFSCLNELAIQPEESQICLRLLLNIDDVTQKMCARAHLVTKIKHESFQDEVEIKATGSIPSVHISATKDMDEEKYVSEVKIPQLLRRPAANEENARSFLYHLGAGPARLHDGFELSGDDAFELLKSISHKDRLPSYIKLDENAHPSIIELPSKVTIKIKTDNEKPSRVEIALSLSPEFDATQAEFSLFSKARDNILVLDEDTLVILNEDAYLSVRYLCDTFGFEKPNQFKNKSVAQVALLMNALKDQITIDADGALQHYLDNFSIQQNEEDRVLPQSLTATLRPYQHDAVAWLSSLQRSGLGGLLGDEMGLGKTLMILTHLARLKEKGLSAKPAIVICPTSVIDVWKGEAHRHIPDLRVTKWHGPDRHLLGDNINDCDIIITSYAILRRDINARLGAMEFSTLVLDEAQYVRNQQTDSFKAAKSLNCTHRIALTGTPIENHVGDLFNILDCVEDGILGSRSQFEKQFGSPIESGNIYSNAFTLKMLLAPIVMRRRKSEVENELPPKIENIVHCALSFEQKKLYRQYVGQLSGSLAKNLSFDQPSNSQTHFTLLSALTRLRQICCHPSLILGKEAHDHSSGKLKALKEIMIECLEMGRKMIIYSQFLKMQELIVDIAKEIDEKGALWLHGSTINRDEIINTFQSEDGPRIIVVSLKAGGTGITLTQADTVIFADPWWNPAVEDQAVDRAHRIGQKKTVHVIRLIAEDSIECEVVALAQKKRIAAQSVLHDGFKNATNLSRDEVRCLLLREIDRVKPTQDLKENEEETDDD, encoded by the coding sequence GTGAAGTACCCTCCTTATTCTTGGTTACGCCTAAGTGATGAAATTAGACAATCTCCCAGCAGGATATGGTTTGCACTCAATAAACTTCCTACTAAAACGGAAATGTGCACTATAAAAATTCATATTGGTGGCAACAACAGTTCCATTACAGATCCCTATGAAGCCATAAATAACCTGAGCATTCTACTACCAAGACAACGAAAAGTTTTGGAACGATTTTTAAAACTCGCTAAGCCAACAAAAAACAAAAGCGAATTTACTCTTGATCATGCCTCATTAAGCACTGTTTTGCCTTACTGTTCAGCTATACCTTTTGAAGTCAGTGGTGAGGGCGTTATCAGTATTGGGAAATTGAATGCTCGCATCAAGGCCCACCTTAAGGGCAGCCCAAAAGATCCTCAAATTCATTTTTCACTGCTACAACCAAATGGGACTCAATTGCAAAACCCACGATTTTTTGGTGACGTCAATGCTTATGTCATTGATGAGCGGCTTAAGCTCCAAATAATTGTCCCCAATATTACCCAAGCTGAAGCGGAAATGATTCTTGAATCTCCGCCATTACCGCTCTTGGGCTTGTGCCAAGTTGAGTCCAGACAAATGTTTTATGCTCTATCGAGACTTGGCATTGATTTTAGCTGTCTCAATGAACTTGCAATACAGCCAGAAGAAAGTCAGATATGTCTTAGACTTCTTCTTAATATTGACGATGTAACCCAAAAAATGTGTGCTCGCGCCCATTTAGTCACAAAAATTAAGCACGAGTCTTTCCAAGACGAAGTAGAAATCAAAGCCACAGGTTCTATTCCCTCCGTTCATATTAGCGCCACTAAAGATATGGATGAGGAAAAATATGTCAGTGAAGTAAAAATCCCTCAACTGCTTCGACGCCCTGCTGCAAACGAAGAAAATGCCCGTTCATTTTTGTACCATTTAGGCGCAGGTCCTGCTCGGCTTCATGATGGTTTTGAACTTTCTGGTGATGACGCTTTTGAACTTTTAAAGAGTATCAGTCACAAAGATCGTTTACCTTCTTACATCAAACTTGATGAAAATGCACATCCGAGCATCATAGAACTCCCATCAAAAGTTACGATTAAGATTAAAACCGATAATGAAAAGCCATCTCGAGTTGAAATTGCGCTAAGTTTGTCGCCAGAGTTCGATGCAACTCAAGCTGAGTTCTCGCTATTTTCCAAAGCACGCGACAATATTCTTGTTCTTGATGAAGACACCTTAGTCATTCTCAATGAAGACGCCTATCTGAGCGTTCGTTACTTATGCGATACCTTTGGTTTTGAAAAACCTAATCAATTCAAAAATAAATCAGTAGCGCAGGTTGCGCTTTTAATGAATGCTCTCAAGGATCAAATCACCATTGATGCTGATGGCGCACTTCAGCACTACTTGGATAATTTTTCTATCCAACAAAATGAAGAAGACAGGGTATTGCCTCAATCTCTCACTGCAACACTAAGACCCTATCAACATGATGCTGTTGCATGGCTTTCATCTCTTCAGCGCTCAGGTCTTGGCGGACTTTTGGGTGATGAAATGGGGCTAGGAAAAACGCTCATGATTTTGACTCACCTTGCCCGCCTGAAAGAGAAGGGACTCAGTGCTAAGCCTGCAATAGTGATTTGCCCTACAAGCGTGATCGATGTATGGAAGGGCGAAGCCCACAGACATATTCCTGATTTGAGAGTCACCAAGTGGCACGGTCCAGATCGCCATCTGCTTGGCGATAATATAAACGACTGCGATATCATTATCACAAGCTACGCTATTTTGCGCCGTGATATAAATGCACGATTAGGCGCAATGGAATTTTCAACATTGGTTCTTGATGAGGCTCAATACGTGAGAAATCAGCAAACCGATAGTTTTAAGGCGGCGAAGTCACTTAATTGTACCCATCGCATCGCTCTTACTGGTACTCCCATCGAAAATCATGTTGGTGATCTCTTTAATATTTTAGATTGTGTTGAAGATGGTATTTTAGGATCGCGCAGCCAGTTCGAAAAACAATTTGGAAGCCCCATTGAATCTGGCAATATATATTCTAATGCTTTTACCTTAAAAATGCTTTTGGCTCCTATTGTAATGAGGCGAAGAAAATCTGAAGTCGAAAACGAGCTTCCACCTAAGATTGAAAACATTGTCCACTGTGCCCTAAGCTTTGAGCAAAAGAAACTTTATCGCCAATACGTAGGACAGCTAAGCGGATCACTTGCTAAAAATCTGTCTTTTGATCAACCAAGCAATAGCCAAACTCACTTTACTTTGCTTTCGGCGCTCACCAGGCTGCGGCAAATATGTTGTCACCCTTCCCTTATTCTAGGAAAAGAGGCCCACGATCATAGTTCAGGCAAATTAAAAGCACTCAAGGAGATCATGATCGAATGTCTAGAAATGGGACGTAAGATGATTATCTATTCTCAATTTCTAAAAATGCAGGAATTGATCGTTGATATTGCCAAAGAAATCGATGAGAAAGGTGCCCTATGGCTTCATGGCAGTACAATCAATCGCGATGAAATTATCAATACTTTTCAGAGTGAAGACGGCCCAAGAATTATTGTGGTAAGTCTCAAAGCCGGTGGTACAGGTATCACGCTCACCCAAGCTGACACTGTTATCTTTGCTGATCCTTGGTGGAACCCTGCGGTAGAAGATCAAGCAGTCGATCGCGCTCACCGTATTGGCCAGAAAAAAACTGTTCACGTTATCAGGTTGATAGCTGAAGACAGTATTGAATGTGAGGTTGTAGCGCTTGCTCAGAAAAAACGAATTGCGGCACAGTCGGTTCTCCATGATGGCTTTAAAAATGCTACTAATCTCAGCCGCGATGAAGTCCGCTGTTTGCTTTTGCGTGAAATCGATCGTGTAAAACCAACACAAGATCTCAAAGAAAACGAAGAAGAAACAGACGATGATTAA
- the tnpA gene encoding IS200/IS605 family transposase has protein sequence MQALKQLFHCTYSLNVHLVLVTKYRRKCISQKMLDYLHTEFFRIIGHWGCELIEFNGEKDHVHLLIRMNPKVAPATFVNNIKTVTSRLIRRDFSQELKSIYRKPVFWSRSYCILSCGGAPLSVIKQYIENQAQID, from the coding sequence ATGCAAGCATTAAAACAACTTTTTCACTGCACTTACTCTCTTAACGTACATTTAGTACTTGTAACTAAATATCGAAGAAAATGTATCTCGCAGAAAATGCTTGATTACCTGCACACTGAGTTCTTTCGCATAATCGGACACTGGGGTTGTGAATTGATTGAATTTAACGGCGAAAAAGATCACGTTCACCTTTTAATAAGAATGAATCCTAAAGTTGCTCCCGCCACATTCGTCAACAATATTAAAACCGTAACATCAAGATTGATTCGTAGAGACTTTTCACAGGAATTAAAAAGCATATATCGAAAACCAGTTTTTTGGAGTCGTTCCTATTGCATATTAAGCTGCGGAGGAGCTCCTTTATCTGTGATAAAACAATATATTGAAAACCAAGCCCAAATCGATTGA
- a CDS encoding amino acid permease, with protein sequence MMLSERNSRIFGGTMLIAGTSIGAAVLAMPIMTGLFGFYGTTLIMLGCWLFMYWMATLILEASLYFKEDVSFITMANKTLGKTGALLTWMFFLLLFYSLLAAYLSGSGRIIIDALGGLLRVKFPSYFNIFPLLIVFSPFIYFGLSIVDHINRFLMVAMFITYASITIYLLPDVSLSNLSFSDWSFSLLSFSVVITSFGYHVIIPTMVTYLDRDIKSIKKCLFYGSLIPLLFYLLWEVSILGVLPVLGSNGIAQAFKLDMPLVKLLRIHTGHEIIATLARGFSIFAIVTSFLGVAQGLFDFLKDGIKAGRSHKKRIFAFVLTFTPPVLFIIMFESGFIALLEYAGALVSIILGIIPILIIMRLRKQKNYNPDFRAKGNTFSLLLGVAFFAFIVLLVILKNLHVINFNVDALL encoded by the coding sequence GTGATGTTGAGTGAGCGCAATTCGAGAATTTTTGGTGGTACTATGCTGATAGCCGGTACCAGTATCGGCGCGGCTGTTTTGGCTATGCCCATTATGACGGGGCTCTTTGGATTTTATGGGACCACGCTCATTATGCTTGGTTGTTGGCTTTTCATGTATTGGATGGCAACACTAATTCTTGAAGCAAGTTTGTATTTTAAAGAGGATGTAAGTTTTATCACCATGGCGAACAAGACTCTTGGAAAGACAGGAGCTTTGCTGACATGGATGTTTTTTTTACTGCTGTTTTATTCTCTTTTGGCTGCCTATCTAAGCGGAAGTGGGCGAATTATTATTGATGCTTTGGGGGGCTTGCTGCGGGTAAAATTTCCCTCTTATTTTAATATTTTTCCTTTGCTGATAGTTTTTTCTCCTTTTATTTATTTTGGCTTGTCAATTGTTGATCATATTAATCGTTTTTTAATGGTCGCAATGTTTATTACCTATGCATCCATAACAATTTATTTGTTGCCTGATGTGAGCCTAAGTAATTTATCCTTTAGTGACTGGTCTTTTTCTCTTTTGTCTTTTTCTGTGGTTATCACTAGTTTTGGCTATCATGTAATTATTCCAACTATGGTGACTTATTTAGATAGAGACATAAAAAGTATCAAGAAGTGCCTGTTTTATGGAAGCCTTATTCCTTTGTTGTTCTATCTGCTGTGGGAGGTAAGCATACTCGGAGTGCTTCCTGTTTTAGGAAGTAATGGTATAGCCCAAGCATTTAAACTGGATATGCCGCTTGTGAAGTTACTGAGAATTCATACTGGTCATGAAATTATTGCAACTTTAGCCAGAGGTTTTTCTATTTTTGCCATAGTTACATCATTTTTAGGAGTGGCCCAGGGCTTATTTGATTTTTTAAAAGATGGCATCAAGGCTGGTAGGAGTCACAAAAAACGTATTTTTGCCTTTGTATTAACTTTCACTCCACCAGTACTGTTCATTATCATGTTTGAGTCAGGTTTTATCGCATTGCTAGAATATGCAGGGGCATTGGTTTCTATTATTCTTGGAATCATTCCTATCCTAATTATTATGCGTCTACGTAAGCAAAAAAATTACAACCCAGATTTTAGGGCGAAAGGAAACACTTTTAGTTTGCTTTTGGGGGTAGCCTTTTTCGCGTTTATTGTTTTGCTGGTAATTTTAAAAAATCTTCATGTTATAAATTTTAACGTGGATGCGTTACTGTAA
- a CDS encoding M13 family metallopeptidase — protein MIDWQAPTDSASAIIELETKIAHAHWSGAESREQDKIYNLYSLEELALAAPQFPWQLYFQEAKLFNLEKVVLRQNTAILEMAKVFSETSLDTLKVWQAFHIINQSSPYLSKRFKDKHWQFFSHYLQGQPEQRSRQKAGVDLCNQLLGDIIGQEYVALYFNEDAKIKMDELVTNLKQAMRNRLTNLEWMSEATKLRALKKLEGIDVQIGFPSKWTDYSSLNMSEDLITNIVNSGVFEWNLLINKLAQPVDRNEWHMSPQTVNAYYSPKQNQIVFPAAILQPPFFNVHADAAVNYGSIGAVIGHEITHGFDDQGRKSDENGRLNDWWTPDDDQNFIQRAKMLGEQYKALKLSQLPKTHIDPELTMGENIADLGGVILAFEAYKLSPHLAASKLLDGFSAEQRFFLGFAQVWRTLITTEYMQYLLTVDPHSPGQVRAFASLRNVQAWYDAFNVQAEDDLYISPLERVEIW, from the coding sequence ATGATTGATTGGCAAGCACCAACTGATAGTGCTTCAGCAATCATCGAGCTAGAAACTAAAATAGCTCACGCCCACTGGTCAGGAGCCGAAAGCCGTGAGCAGGATAAAATTTATAATCTCTACTCACTTGAAGAACTCGCCTTGGCTGCCCCACAATTTCCATGGCAGCTGTATTTTCAAGAAGCGAAGCTTTTCAATCTTGAAAAAGTAGTACTAAGACAAAATACGGCTATTTTAGAGATGGCTAAAGTTTTTTCTGAAACATCGCTTGATACTCTTAAAGTTTGGCAAGCTTTTCATATTATAAACCAATCATCGCCCTATCTATCCAAGCGCTTTAAAGATAAGCACTGGCAATTCTTTTCCCACTATTTGCAAGGTCAACCAGAACAACGCTCACGTCAAAAAGCTGGGGTTGATCTGTGTAACCAGCTCTTAGGAGATATTATTGGCCAAGAGTATGTTGCTCTTTATTTTAATGAAGATGCAAAAATAAAAATGGATGAGTTGGTAACTAATTTAAAACAAGCTATGCGCAATCGCCTCACCAACCTTGAATGGATGAGCGAAGCAACCAAACTACGAGCACTAAAAAAATTAGAGGGCATAGATGTGCAAATTGGCTTCCCTTCCAAATGGACTGATTATTCCTCATTAAACATGAGCGAAGATCTCATAACTAATATTGTCAACAGCGGGGTTTTTGAGTGGAATCTGCTGATTAACAAGTTGGCTCAGCCAGTCGATCGCAATGAATGGCATATGAGTCCTCAAACGGTAAATGCCTACTATTCACCAAAACAAAATCAAATTGTTTTTCCAGCAGCAATTCTTCAACCACCTTTTTTCAATGTACACGCTGATGCAGCGGTTAACTACGGAAGCATCGGCGCAGTTATTGGCCATGAAATTACTCATGGGTTTGATGATCAAGGACGTAAATCAGATGAAAACGGCAGGCTTAATGATTGGTGGACCCCTGATGATGATCAAAATTTTATTCAACGAGCAAAAATGCTTGGAGAGCAATACAAAGCGCTCAAACTCTCTCAACTTCCTAAAACACACATCGATCCTGAACTAACCATGGGAGAAAATATTGCCGACTTAGGCGGTGTTATTCTTGCTTTCGAAGCCTATAAATTATCGCCACACCTTGCTGCGAGTAAATTACTTGACGGTTTTAGCGCTGAACAGCGATTCTTTCTTGGCTTTGCGCAAGTGTGGCGTACCTTGATAACAACTGAGTACATGCAATATTTGCTCACCGTCGATCCACACTCACCAGGCCAGGTGAGAGCTTTTGCTTCTCTTCGCAATGTTCAAGCTTGGTATGATGCTTTTAATGTGCAAGCTGAAGACGATCTCTACATTTCTCCTCTCGAACGTGTAGAAATTTGGTAA
- a CDS encoding glycosyltransferase family 25 protein codes for MKILIYLSFTVLLTILFLVSCSSVDLKDFSALDIKYQFINLKTAKERRENTENQLKLAGLKYHIVDAVYGKDLSPKDIDTLVKNGIYAEKVKQKSILKPGEIGVYLSNIEKALPNAIKNRDSITVTFEDDVVIPIDIETQFKQALKATPSDWDILYLGCYNNYRVTLTGEIIGPYMPTSLKDSKIYKYLLCATDDKYRVAYTPWLQLDGSCIAGAYAYAVRGDSAKKIKEMLTPIRQPIDNQLTELIGKGKLNAYCLNPELVRVNTTIPSTIR; via the coding sequence ATGAAAATCTTAATATATTTATCATTTACAGTTTTATTGACGATACTTTTTTTAGTTAGCTGCAGTAGTGTAGATTTAAAAGATTTTTCTGCTTTGGATATCAAATATCAATTTATTAATTTAAAAACAGCTAAAGAACGCAGAGAAAACACTGAAAATCAACTTAAATTAGCCGGACTAAAATACCACATCGTTGATGCAGTGTATGGCAAAGATCTTTCTCCTAAAGATATTGATACGCTTGTTAAAAATGGCATCTATGCTGAAAAAGTAAAACAAAAATCTATTCTTAAACCTGGCGAGATAGGCGTATATTTATCAAATATAGAAAAAGCATTACCAAATGCTATAAAAAATAGAGATTCCATCACCGTTACATTTGAGGACGATGTGGTCATCCCGATTGATATCGAAACTCAATTTAAGCAGGCTCTCAAAGCCACTCCATCTGATTGGGATATCCTTTATCTCGGTTGTTATAACAACTACCGAGTCACTTTAACTGGCGAAATTATTGGACCATACATGCCAACCTCACTTAAGGATTCAAAAATATACAAATATTTATTGTGCGCAACCGATGATAAGTACCGAGTCGCATATACGCCTTGGCTGCAACTCGATGGTTCTTGTATTGCTGGAGCCTACGCCTATGCGGTGAGAGGAGATTCAGCCAAAAAAATTAAAGAGATGTTGACTCCTATTCGCCAACCTATCGATAACCAGCTTACAGAACTTATTGGCAAGGGAAAATTAAACGCCTACTGCTTAAACCCTGAGCTTGTCCGAGTAAATACAACCATTCCTTCAACTATCCGCTAG
- a CDS encoding IS5 family transposase yields MKTFLKGNIMSCLYETCLSDCAWEVIEPLFPANAKRGRRRVYSFRSIVDAIFYVLKNGCVWRCLPNDFPPHGIVYHYFRTWSVSGLWAVLNCILVAIVRTCAGRDASPSLVSIDSQSQTAEPGVDERGLDGGKKINGRKRHIVVDTMGLMLLCICTAANVSDRVAGEELVTELNKREKFPRLAKILGDNAYKNLSSGLRVGVSTETAERLKGQKGFVPQIFRWAVERTFAWLNRNRRLVRNYEKNTKHQESMNYIANARLCIRRLENWLTT; encoded by the coding sequence GTGAAAACCTTTTTGAAAGGAAATATCATGTCGTGCTTGTATGAGACCTGTTTGTCAGATTGTGCCTGGGAAGTGATTGAGCCACTTTTTCCTGCTAACGCCAAACGAGGCAGACGTCGTGTCTATAGCTTTCGGAGCATAGTTGATGCCATATTCTATGTTTTAAAGAACGGCTGTGTGTGGCGTTGTTTACCCAATGACTTTCCTCCTCACGGTATTGTCTATCACTATTTTCGCACCTGGTCTGTTTCTGGTTTGTGGGCGGTCTTAAACTGCATTCTCGTGGCAATAGTCAGAACCTGTGCTGGCAGAGATGCAAGCCCCTCACTTGTTTCCATCGACTCCCAATCACAGACAGCGGAACCAGGAGTAGATGAGCGTGGTTTGGATGGGGGAAAGAAGATTAATGGAAGAAAGCGCCACATCGTTGTTGATACGATGGGATTGATGCTCCTATGCATTTGTACCGCAGCAAATGTATCTGATAGGGTTGCCGGCGAGGAATTGGTTACTGAGCTCAATAAGCGCGAGAAGTTTCCCAGATTAGCGAAGATTCTTGGAGATAACGCATATAAGAATTTGTCTTCAGGCTTGAGAGTAGGCGTAAGCACAGAAACTGCGGAACGTTTAAAAGGGCAAAAGGGGTTTGTACCACAAATATTTCGTTGGGCCGTAGAACGAACTTTTGCTTGGCTGAATCGAAATAGGCGTCTGGTGCGTAACTATGAGAAGAATACAAAGCATCAGGAATCAATGAACTACATCGCTAATGCAAGATTATGTATCAGACGATTGGAAAATTGGCTTACCACCTGA
- the cdd gene encoding cytidine deaminase gives MDKAQLRKLLNAANEVRLKAYAPYSDYHVGCAILLRNSTIITGANIENASFGATICAERSALSTVVSAGLQKDIQALAIVTQSSPVAAPCGICRQVLSEFLSYDAPIILANDQGESTITSIGNLLPMAFSNKALIK, from the coding sequence ATGGATAAGGCTCAATTACGAAAGCTTTTGAATGCTGCCAATGAAGTTCGCCTCAAGGCTTATGCTCCCTATTCCGATTACCATGTAGGGTGTGCCATTTTGCTTAGAAATAGCACTATTATCACTGGTGCAAATATTGAAAACGCCAGTTTTGGAGCCACAATATGCGCTGAACGTTCTGCTTTGAGCACGGTGGTGAGTGCAGGTTTACAAAAAGATATTCAGGCCTTGGCTATTGTTACGCAGTCTTCTCCTGTAGCTGCCCCCTGTGGTATTTGTAGACAGGTTTTAAGTGAATTTTTATCTTATGACGCACCAATTATCTTGGCTAATGACCAGGGAGAGTCCACGATAACTTCCATAGGCAATCTCCTTCCAATGGCATTTAGCAATAAAGCTTTAATTAAATAA